One Amycolatopsis thermophila DNA segment encodes these proteins:
- a CDS encoding M67 family metallopeptidase, giving the protein MSSPARPPATGPDLCGLVLRADVYATVLAHAQSDHPVEANGLIAALAEDHTRQRAVPLRNVAREPHRHRADPAELLAQFRAMDERGEVPLAIYHSHTAGPACPSTLDVEHADDPSIWHVIVATGPPWTRSVRAYRITGGEVTEADVHVRSW; this is encoded by the coding sequence ATGAGCTCCCCCGCGCGTCCGCCCGCAACGGGCCCGGATCTCTGCGGGCTCGTCCTGCGGGCGGACGTCTACGCCACGGTGCTCGCCCACGCGCAGTCCGACCACCCGGTCGAGGCGAACGGCCTGATCGCCGCGCTCGCCGAGGACCACACCCGGCAGCGCGCCGTGCCACTGCGCAACGTGGCCCGCGAGCCGCACCGGCACCGTGCCGACCCGGCCGAACTGCTCGCGCAGTTCCGCGCGATGGACGAGCGCGGTGAGGTCCCGCTGGCGATCTACCACTCGCACACGGCCGGACCCGCGTGTCCGTCCACACTGGACGTCGAGCACGCGGACGACCCGTCGATCTGGCACGTCATCGTGGCGACCGGTCCACCGTGGACCCGCTCGGTGCGCGCCTACCGGATCACCGGCGGCGAGGTCACCGAGGCGGACGTGCACGTGCGCTCCTGGTGA
- a CDS encoding HD domain-containing protein produces MTETIAGIAVPDSALAREATDLVRAAEDDLLFHHSRRVFLWGSLKARHRGLTVDPEAAYVGALFHDLGLTEKYRSTKQRFEVDGADLARDFLLGHGWSEAEARTVWLAIALHTTPGIPDHLEPEVHVVTLGVETDVLGLELDQITAEQRDAVVAAHPRPDFKNGILHAFYTGMKDRPDTTFGTMNDDVLAAFDPGFTRADFVEIIRGNAWPE; encoded by the coding sequence GTGACCGAGACCATCGCCGGGATAGCCGTTCCCGACTCCGCCCTCGCGAGGGAAGCCACCGACCTCGTCCGGGCCGCCGAGGACGACCTGCTGTTCCACCACTCCCGACGGGTGTTCCTGTGGGGCAGCCTCAAGGCCCGCCACCGCGGCCTGACCGTCGACCCGGAGGCCGCCTACGTGGGCGCCCTGTTCCACGACCTCGGCCTGACCGAGAAGTACCGCAGCACCAAGCAGCGGTTCGAGGTGGACGGCGCCGACCTGGCCCGCGACTTCCTGCTCGGGCACGGCTGGAGCGAGGCCGAGGCGCGCACGGTGTGGCTGGCGATCGCGCTGCACACCACGCCGGGGATCCCGGACCACCTGGAGCCCGAGGTCCACGTCGTCACCCTCGGCGTCGAGACCGACGTGCTCGGCCTGGAGCTGGACCAGATCACCGCGGAGCAGCGTGACGCGGTCGTGGCCGCGCACCCGCGCCCCGATTTCAAGAACGGCATCCTGCACGCCTTCTACACCGGGATGAAGGACCGCCCGGACACCACGTTCGGCACCATGAACGACGACGTGCTCGCCGCGTTCGACCCGGGGTTCACCCGGGCGGACTTCGTGGAGATCATCCGCGGCAACGCCTGGCCGGAATGA
- a CDS encoding bifunctional 3,4-dihydroxy-2-butanone-4-phosphate synthase/GTP cyclohydrolase II, with amino-acid sequence MRGAVTALAEGRMIVVTDDADREDEGDLVLAAATATAEQVAFVVRHTTGIVCAPMSAERADALRLPPMVPDNTDPHGTAFTVTVDHAGTGTGVSAADRAATLRSLADPATRPEHLRRPGHVFPLRARPGGVLQRPGHTEAAVDLLRLAGQEPVGVIGELVGPDGSMLRGEALGAFAREHDLPVLAIADLVRYRQTTERRVELVATAAMPTVFGEFRALAFRSLPDGTEHLALVHGDAAAAARTPGGALVRVHSECLTGDILGSLRCDCGAQLEQALRAIAAEGAGAVVYLRGHEGRGIGLAGKIRAYALQDSGLDTIEANLAQGLPVDARSYGTAAHILGELGITRIRLVTNNPGKHGDLAGHGVQIAGSVALPTAPTPHNLRYLRTKQERMGHTLDLGRHVG; translated from the coding sequence GTGCGTGGGGCGGTCACCGCTCTCGCCGAGGGCCGGATGATCGTCGTGACCGACGACGCCGACCGTGAGGACGAGGGCGATCTGGTCCTGGCCGCCGCGACCGCCACCGCCGAGCAGGTGGCGTTCGTCGTCCGGCACACGACGGGGATCGTCTGCGCCCCGATGTCCGCCGAGCGCGCCGATGCGCTGCGGCTGCCGCCGATGGTCCCGGACAACACCGACCCGCACGGGACCGCGTTCACCGTGACCGTCGACCACGCCGGCACCGGCACCGGCGTCTCCGCGGCGGACCGCGCGGCGACGCTGCGGTCCCTGGCCGACCCCGCCACCCGTCCCGAGCACCTGCGCCGGCCCGGCCACGTCTTCCCCTTGCGGGCCCGGCCCGGTGGCGTGCTGCAGCGTCCCGGCCACACCGAGGCCGCGGTGGATTTGCTCCGCCTCGCCGGGCAGGAGCCGGTCGGCGTGATCGGGGAGCTCGTCGGACCGGACGGGTCCATGCTTCGCGGCGAAGCGCTCGGGGCGTTCGCCCGGGAGCACGACCTGCCGGTGCTCGCCATCGCCGACCTGGTCCGGTACCGGCAGACCACCGAACGCCGCGTGGAGCTCGTCGCGACGGCGGCCATGCCGACCGTGTTCGGCGAGTTCCGGGCGCTGGCGTTCCGGTCCCTTCCGGACGGGACCGAACACCTCGCGCTCGTCCACGGTGACGCCGCCGCGGCGGCCCGCACCCCGGGCGGTGCGCTGGTCCGGGTGCACAGCGAATGCCTCACCGGCGACATCCTCGGATCGCTGCGCTGCGACTGCGGCGCCCAGCTCGAGCAGGCGCTCAGGGCGATCGCCGCCGAAGGTGCCGGAGCCGTGGTGTACCTGCGGGGTCACGAAGGCCGCGGGATCGGCCTGGCCGGCAAGATCCGCGCGTACGCCCTCCAGGACAGCGGTCTCGACACGATCGAAGCCAACCTCGCACAGGGCCTCCCGGTCGATGCCCGCTCCTACGGCACGGCGGCGCACATCCTCGGCGAACTCGGGATCACGAGGATCCGGCTCGTGACGAACAACCCCGGCAAACACGGCGATCTGGCGGGCCACGGCGTGCAGATCGCCGGTTCGGTCGCACTGCCCACCGCGCCGACCCCGCACAACCTGCGCTACCTGCGGACCAAGCAGGAGCGCATGGGCCACACGCTCGATCTGGGACGGCACGTGGGCTGA